A region of bacterium (Candidatus Blackallbacteria) CG13_big_fil_rev_8_21_14_2_50_49_14 DNA encodes the following proteins:
- a CDS encoding Crp/Fnr family transcriptional regulator translates to MNLEKLATFFAEGTLFNNLSREELNQLAQIARERKFDRGQVIFYEGDLGGSLYIIVTGSVKIVIMSDDGREHILGLLHEGDFFGEVSLIDGEPRSATAIALENVNVVMISRDDFIRLLRENPEMSLKIMVTLCERLRKTDKHVESLAFLSAPGRVAQVLLNLAETHASGQDKNITVSHKITRQEFASLAGTSRETLTRVLMDFQDDGLIKLEKNKIHIYDRLHLKEKVV, encoded by the coding sequence ATGAATCTTGAAAAACTAGCGACCTTCTTTGCTGAAGGCACCCTCTTTAATAATCTTTCCAGAGAAGAACTGAACCAACTGGCACAAATTGCCCGTGAGCGTAAGTTTGATCGGGGACAGGTTATTTTCTATGAGGGTGATCTCGGCGGCAGTCTTTATATTATTGTCACGGGCTCCGTTAAAATTGTGATCATGTCAGATGATGGCCGGGAGCATATCCTGGGCCTTTTGCATGAAGGCGACTTCTTTGGCGAAGTTTCATTGATTGACGGTGAACCGCGTTCAGCCACAGCCATTGCGCTTGAAAATGTAAATGTGGTCATGATCAGTCGCGATGATTTTATCCGGCTTTTACGTGAAAACCCTGAAATGTCGCTCAAGATTATGGTCACGCTCTGCGAACGCCTGCGGAAAACAGACAAACATGTGGAGAGTCTGGCTTTCCTCAGTGCCCCTGGCCGTGTAGCCCAGGTTTTGTTGAATCTTGCTGAGACCCATGCTTCAGGCCAAGATAAAAATATTACTGTCTCTCATAAAATTACCCGTCAGGAGTTTGCCAGTCTGGCGGGTACTTCGCGTGAAACCTTGACCCGTGTCTTGATGGACTTTCAGGATGATGGTCTGATCAAGCTTGAAAAGAATAAAATACATATTTATGACCGTCTCCATCTCAAGGAAAAAGTGGTCTAG